TACGCAATGTGAAGTAtgattcttattattttatccctCTTATTTTAAGGAATTGGCTGTCTGCTACCGATCTTTTCCTCAAGTGGCAAGGACGCAACAGAAAAGATTTTGTTGGCAAAGTTGGGAACTGGGATTGCAAGAGTTTGGGTCGGGAAACTGATCTGACTCTAAACACATGTTAGGAAATAATTTCGATAGACAAAGCAAGAGAAGATTTACTTTGGAGAATTTTCTTATGTGCAGGGTTGCTCAAAAGGATTTCTACTAGGATATTTCCATGTATAACTGTGTATCAAACCAACTATTCATACTAGGGCATCTATAAAGCACTGTATGGTAATTGTTTTTTAAGGGGCCTCGTTGTAACATTGGTAAAGCTCGACACTAGTATTGTTCCAGATCCAATCTCATACTTCTTGGAGTATAATCTGTGGTGAGAAAGTCTAAATTTTAGAGCAAAACAGAGGCAAACAAATTGACACTCGAAGCATAAACAACTAAGTCTAGTTCATATAAAAGTAACTGGTATCATGATAATACAACAATACCTCCAGATTTCTAATCATCTGTTGCCCAAAAGCATCATCAGGACGAATCTGTTGCAGCACAAGAATATTGTCAGGGCACCACAGCGTCATCAAATTGAATAGCAAACGAAGCCAGGCatattagtgaaaaaaaatGGGGCAACAGACCAAGTAGAAAAGGAATTATTAAAGTCAAGCTACACTCAAGATGAGAAGTTTGCGAGGTCCTTAACCTgctcatataaaaaaaatacagccGTAGAAAATGTTCTAGAAGCCCATCCAACTATAGCACGGCTTGACTCTGGATCCAAGTATATAAGAACACATTCTGCAATTATAAATGTTGGCAAACTGATAATAGCATTAGAACAACACAGTTAAACTCATTCAAAGTGGGGATATTAGGAGAGAAAACATGAGGAAAGTGAACTTATGCACACAGAGGAAAAGAACCTGCATGTTAATTTGGATAAAGACAAATACAAGTAAGAAAGAATTACTCAATTAATTCGTATTTCAACATACAATCCTGTTCGTAACTAATGCTAACAGAGAAAATATGCTTGTATGTAAATAATCGTTTCTTTGACTTACCTATGCAGTAGGAAGGTGTTCTAGtgacacaaaaatatataatatatgcatAGCTAAAGGAACTGACTGAGAAATAAGGGTGGACGTATGGGAATAACTAGCTATCACTAATCATATAAAGATGAGCTTGAAATGCACGACAAGCAAAAGAATAAGCCCTTACAAGTTAAGAATGCCGCACGGAAGTATCACATGAGACCCATCTCAAAGTCCAACAGTATCAATATTAAGATGCAACAATTTCTAGTTGTGATTTTTGCCATATGCAAAACAATTTCATCACATAGCAGtcccaaaaatataatgaaaaatattattataacttCAATGATTATAtagaaagaacaagaaatgtTCACTAAGAGGCAAAGAGAAGATAAGACTTTTTGCTAGGTGGATCATGCAGCGTTTGGTATAATgcaatatgaaataaaataattgaagcaAATACACATACCTTGGATCTATATTAGCCAAAGAAATTATTTCATCAAGTTTTTGTATATCGCACAGGTCGACAGGGAGGAGTTTGTAGTGATCGGCAAGCACTTCCCCTTTTTCTGAATAAATTACCATATTGTGTAAAACAAATACCATTTTAAACATTGACATTCTATGGAGTAGAAATGAGGAATAGGAGCACAGTGAGTTAGTGAAATTTATTGAGGTCAGAAGCCTACTCTTACCCTGAGAGATCGATGCTGCTTCACTGATTTTGCTTCTTAACTGAGTAGAATTTTCGATGATGGCAGCTTTCTTACTTGTGACCTAATAAATGGGAACACCGAGATATGAGATGAGAGAACTGGCAAAAACAAAACTAGAATCAAAAGTTTCAACAGTTAGGTTTTATCACCGTTACAACTAACTAAACAAGAAGGATGCTAAGAAGATACAGTTAAAAATAGAAGCAACGTGGCCAAACTTAATTAATCCTCTCGgcgatgtgtgtgtgtgcacgCATAAGGAGATAGTGATTTGAAAGCTAGTGGGATAGAGCGGAGACAATTATAAGTGTACCAAATTTCTACCTCTTTGAAATCTAACTCCACATAAAGATAAGGTGCTTTCCCTTCATCCTGTAGAAACAGAAGAGATCACTTGAAGGCTCATCACTTTCACATGAATGTGAGAGAAATACCTTAAaagcattaaaaaaaaaaagaatggtTAAATGGAAAACAACCACTGGCTCGTGGTGTATCGAAGAAACTATTGCAAACTAAAAAGAAAGGTGaacaaagtaaaaaaaaaaaaaaaaaaagaaatattggaaaaaaaaaaaaaaaaaaaaaaaaaaagaaatatatatgatagatGGAAAGCTCTAACAAGAACTCTCTACTAGCAAGACGATAAATAACATCTCACATGAAAACTCAAGCACCTGCAACTGAAAAAATGTCGTATCAAAGCCAGCCCCAAGAGACAATATTTGCTTCCTGATGCCTTTCTCATCCCCAGTCATCCCACAGTCAAGGAACTCATAAAGAAGCTTCCTAAGTGCAGCATACCGAGCAAAGTATCCTTTAGATCAATTACAGAAACATGTGAGCAAAACGAAATAAGACCATAtacaaatacaacaaaatttgaaatgctGCACAAAGTTTAGGGAAACATCCAAATCATACCACGATTAATTATTGGAGATCTCCTTACAGGTCTTTTGACGAACAAATGAATGTAGTCATCTTTCATGTATCCCTTTTTAACACAAGACCTTTTCACAGCAAAGTGGATAGCATTAGCAAGAGTTACACTTGCATTCACAGCAGAATTGTGTCAATACAGAATTCTTAGAAACTAAACACAGCATGGTCGAGATCGACATTCATAACCATCACGACAACACATAGATCTGACTTTTGCAATTATTTAGGAAGTCAAGTTGGGCGAACCATGTTGTGTCTCAGTAGCATCAGAATACATGGCTTATCAGTATATCTTCAATGACTACCATTTCTTATTCAAATGGACCCTAttcaagagaagaaaattcttcatttcaaatgaaatatgCAAGTACCATTTCCTCATGCTAAAAACTGCCGCAGATTAGCCAAATTAATCCACCCAAATTCGAGTTAACTTACGTCATCTTATCAGAACAGCTTTCAAGTGCTCAaccaaaataaagagaaaaagaaaatcataacaTTATTCTGCCCTTGGGAGAATCAGAATCCAGACCTTAACTGCATTAAACTGAAGATACCCGGCATAAGGAGAAAAGGGAAAACCTAAAACATATAATCACACAATTACAATCCTTCCGCTTCAAACTCCTTGGATTATATTCCTGCCACACCCTCTAATTCAGAGTTTCACCGTATAATGTAACACGAGTATGATTATCTCAAATCTCAATTTACATATGAATAAAATGGCATCACCatgaaacagaaaacaaagGCACGAGAGAAACGAGGAGAACGTACAGCTTGCTGGCGGAGGCGTCGTCGTTTGTGGCGGGCGGAGCCTTCGTGTTTTGTGCCCTAACCCGCCGCTCTGTTGCTTCGCGAATCGGCTGCCGGTTTCGCCATCAAATTTGACGCACTGACGAACAGAAGAATATGAAACGGAAAAGGAATAGAATTGCCAAAAGCGCTTTTTGACACCTGGACATGGGAACCCGCTGACCCAATTCCGCGACTTCAGAAGAAACGGTGAGAACTATAGAAGGCAAATTTTCAAgctaattaattgaaatagcTTAGactcaaatataatattatcaatatttataattttctatataagtaattataatttatgtattatccctaaataattattatgtaccTATTATGctttataataaatgaaagaaaaaatagatttaaatttgaaatccacACCTTTAAATCCTTTAATCCATTCACTGATTTTGTGTTCACTAAAACCCCATCTACTTCTGGGTATTGGgtctcgagctcgagctcgacccAGAATTTTTGTCGAGCTCGACTAGAGCTCGGCCCATTTACACCCTTAGCTTGAACCACCCTTTTGTTAGGAATTTTATCGAGCATATGtttgatttgttaaaaatCCGATGAGGTATATAGAGAAGTCAGTCTTTCTATCCTATTGAagtgcaaaataaaattatcatagcTTGCTGCTTACTGCACAATTTCATTCCTAATGAGATTTCGGATATCCGATTGAACTAGAAATTCCTTAAACAAACAAACCCATCCGTAGCTCAAATGCTGAATCTATTCCAACAATTGATACAAACCCCACTTGGACAAATTGGCGAGATGATTGACAACGACTATATATAATGAGTGGTTGACTCACAATAGTTGATTTTGGTCTTTCTAATGTTGATTACATAACCGAGAAATAGTATTTACAATTGCTGTAATGCTAGCACCTTTATTTGACATGTtggttgtaatattttaatttgttgaacaTTGGTTAgcatcttttcaattttcatgttatggttttagaaatattaagggtgaatagcaatttatccccctatgatattaaaaatgagcatattacttcctatgaaaaaaatatagcaatttactttcctgtacttttttaaaataaaacaatttacccccttatacagggaggtaaattgcgtcattttaaaaatcatagggggataaattattgtattttaaaatatacagggaggtaaattgctatttatttttttataagggggtaatttgctcatttgcaatatcacaagaggattgcttgcatttttgccgaaatattaattatgaatgtTCAATTGTTTTTCCCACATGTTTAATGTCTATTGTGTTTcaattgatcaaattattaaataacttttttcatTCCACATATTTCTCTACAAGCCTTCTTCTTATGTGTTTTGAATATGTAACTTTAGTAGATACAACAATATActtgtttgaaatattttcccgggttaaacatatttattttaattatttcgaTGATTTTGAAAAGTACTGAACATAGCATCAGTGTTGTATTACAACGACCATACAATGACGATAACAATTTGATTCGTTGTCATGGTGCAACGAAGGAAAAGTGTGGTAGTCGGCATACTTGGACTGCTAGGGAGGAGGGGGTAATCTCAATGCACTTAAGTCAATAATAACTAGTGGTTGAAAGTGCGATAATGGATTTTGAAACGGGTATCGGCTACAACTTGAGGGCCACGTGCTGAATGCTTTTTCAAACTCCTACATTTGAGTGGAGCCCTATATTAACTCAGAAATCCATATATGGAAAAAGCAATACAACATGGTGATAAGTATGATGTCTAAAAGTGGATTTGGAAGGGATGAGAGTAAGAAAATGATGTCGTTGACGAGAATCACATCTGGGATGAATACGTTaaggtaaattaaatcaaaattaaatatagctAATTTTTTCGTTCTTACATCTATATGTTTATGAAGGATCGCATGGTACGGTCCGAGAACGCGCTAGTGAAAgcgataaaataaaattgcgtaacaataaaaattaaatgaatccaaggggtgtacccttggagtttccGGGTGTTctatatactaaaaaaataaaaaacaaacatggtGTTGATGTATAATCatcaaaacagaaaatattaGGGTAAAAAATGATACCTTCGTTTTTCACGGTCGTTTGAAATGCTCTTTACTTGAGGCTCCAACATAGCAGGCCTCTAATTCGTCCACACCAACTGGAGTCGGGATCTTTACgtcctctttgctagaagagaagaagagaaaaacgCACCTAGTACTAGAGAGAGAAGGGGGCGGCGGAGAGCTATGAAGAGAAgagggaatttttttttgttgtataataatgattataattattatatttcatatatatacctttgataattaagaatgcTTCTAAATACATTCTATTGTCTACAAGGCacatttctctttattccaaataaagaggtCCCCGAAATGGTTAGAATTGTACTTTCCAAAATTACAATGTGCTAGccatttacttttttttatagaattttctATGGGCTCAAAATAATGGGTTTCGCCGatttttacccttaaaattacaagcccaatgaatttttaaatccaattttattgagcccaacttgtatttaatctaattaaatacataagcccaaattatccttattattgaataaaatccATCTTATTAAGTTATAAGGACaaacccaatataaattagtgccattaatttattcttgggccctttttcatccaatggatctctctttgtaaataatctaattacttgtggaattgattccaaattaattccttgttcctttttggtgatttgtgtgtgactctttaggttcacctttcagctagacttgggctagttcttacactattattaattaaattgaatttaatttaacaattttgattaacccttaataaaaaaagtctgtcaccatgggtggccgtctagcaatggtccagGGCATTAGAGACTAAGTGAATTACCGTGTGAAcgtttaggctctcgagtccatacgggtacggtcttTTCGTCTACCATCTCCCtgcttagtctagggcatgaaattaggtgtcggttcccatcttaGATTAGGCAtctatacttaatatttaaaattgcatTATGCTAAGTGTCTCgatataggaacctccttttcctattcgatcaacggCTGTGGCCACA
The nucleotide sequence above comes from Sesamum indicum cultivar Zhongzhi No. 13 linkage group LG11, S_indicum_v1.0, whole genome shotgun sequence. Encoded proteins:
- the LOC105173274 gene encoding leucine carboxyl methyltransferase 1 → MKDDYIHLFVKRPVRRSPIINRGYFARYAALRKLLYEFLDCGMTGDEKGIRKQILSLGAGFDTTFFQLQDEGKAPYLYVELDFKEVTSKKAAIIENSTQLRSKISEAASISQEKGEVLADHYKLLPVDLCDIQKLDEIISLANIDPSLPTFIIAECVLIYLDPESSRAIVGWASRTFSTAVFFLYEQIRPDDAFGQQMIRNLESRGCALLGIYATPTLHAKERLFLDQGWQRAVAWDMQKVYSTFIEAQERRRIERLELFDEFEEWYMMQEHYCVACAINDTLGLFKNFGFPNEDNATGSPTATTF